From Mucilaginibacter rubeus, a single genomic window includes:
- a CDS encoding RNA polymerase sigma factor, with protein MTTAIMPQDKNSHIIQTIASYGKSLLGFIRRRVKNDADAEDILQDVWYQFSAVINSEPIEQTSAWLYRVARNKITDKHKKKTETLLDDMLADDEDYDDEAPDFKAILLTEATTPETEYLRNLFWEQLFFALDELPEEQKQVFVWHELEDIPFEEIAKRTGLNTNTLVSRKRYAVLHLRKRLAQLYQEITEY; from the coding sequence TTGACAACAGCGATAATGCCCCAGGACAAAAACAGCCACATCATACAAACAATAGCATCGTATGGTAAAAGCCTGTTGGGATTTATTCGCCGGAGGGTAAAAAACGATGCCGACGCCGAGGATATATTACAGGACGTTTGGTACCAGTTTAGCGCTGTTATTAATTCTGAACCGATTGAACAAACCAGCGCCTGGCTATACCGGGTGGCCCGGAACAAAATAACTGACAAGCATAAAAAAAAGACGGAAACCCTGCTTGATGATATGCTGGCCGATGATGAGGATTATGACGATGAGGCACCGGACTTTAAAGCCATACTCCTTACCGAAGCTACTACTCCTGAAACCGAGTATTTGCGCAACCTTTTTTGGGAGCAGTTATTTTTTGCGCTGGATGAATTGCCCGAAGAACAAAAACAGGTATTTGTTTGGCATGAGCTTGAAGATATCCCCTTTGAGGAAATTGCCAAACGTACCGGGCTAAATACCAATACGCTGGTATCAAGAAAACGATATGCGGTATTACACTTACGCAAACGGCTTGCCCAGCTTTACCAGGAAATTACTGAATATTAA
- a CDS encoding Lrp/AsnC family transcriptional regulator, whose protein sequence is MINEPEIILDKTDLQILRLMQENARISNADLARELGMAPSGILERVKKLEQKNVIQQYTTRINPAALQQKMLAFIFMKAADGPGSDATSSELAKIPEVQEVHHIAGDDCYLIKVRTYDSASLMNLMRTHFSKIPNILSTRTTIVLETKKEQQQLVIPEK, encoded by the coding sequence ATGATTAACGAACCGGAAATTATTTTAGATAAAACCGATCTGCAAATTTTGCGATTGATGCAGGAAAATGCCCGTATCTCCAATGCCGATCTGGCCCGTGAGCTTGGCATGGCCCCATCAGGCATACTGGAACGTGTAAAAAAACTGGAACAAAAAAACGTAATCCAACAATATACTACCCGTATTAACCCAGCAGCCCTGCAGCAAAAAATGCTGGCCTTTATTTTTATGAAAGCTGCAGATGGCCCCGGAAGTGATGCTACTTCGAGCGAATTGGCCAAAATTCCCGAAGTGCAGGAGGTGCACCACATAGCCGGCGATGATTGCTACTTAATAAAAGTACGCACCTATGATTCAGCTTCGCTGATGAACTTAATGCGCACCCATTTTAGCAAAATCCCCAATATCCTGAGTACCCGCACTACCATAGTACTTGAAACCAAAAAAGAACAACAACAATTGGTTATACCCGAAAAATAA
- a CDS encoding EamA family transporter has translation MTPTTTKSASPVLVVIAFAIVYIVWGSTYFFIKMAVAGFPPLLLGAMRFFTAGLLLMAWCAIKGEKIFVKQNILHAAVSGFLLLVIGNGAVIWAEQTLPSAMVAIMVTSPPIWFVLLDKPNWGSNFKSKSTITGLIIGFIGVILLFRDQIEDVLGSANGASKLPGMLLLLFGTLGWASGSLYSKHYNTKGSVSVNTAWQMLAAGAFFLPASFLNNEVERVQWNSIPAQSWYALAYLIVFGSIAAFSAYVWLLQVKPATQVGTYAYVNPVIAVLLGVIFAGERVTLIQIVGLVVILSSVLLINLSKYRKAKTGELAVAK, from the coding sequence ATGACACCCACAACCACAAAATCTGCATCACCTGTATTAGTTGTTATAGCCTTCGCCATCGTTTATATTGTATGGGGGTCTACCTACTTTTTTATAAAAATGGCGGTCGCGGGCTTTCCGCCGTTGCTGCTGGGAGCAATGCGTTTTTTTACGGCTGGCTTGTTGTTAATGGCATGGTGTGCTATTAAGGGTGAAAAGATCTTTGTAAAACAAAATATATTGCATGCCGCGGTAAGTGGGTTTCTGCTGCTGGTGATAGGTAACGGCGCGGTAATATGGGCCGAGCAAACGTTGCCGAGTGCCATGGTGGCCATTATGGTAACCTCGCCGCCAATTTGGTTTGTGTTGCTTGATAAACCTAACTGGGGCTCCAACTTTAAAAGTAAAAGCACCATTACCGGACTTATTATTGGCTTTATAGGCGTAATACTCTTATTTCGCGATCAGATTGAGGATGTATTAGGATCTGCAAACGGAGCATCAAAGTTACCGGGAATGTTATTGCTTTTATTCGGTACGCTTGGCTGGGCTTCGGGATCATTATATTCAAAACATTATAACACAAAAGGCTCGGTATCTGTAAACACAGCATGGCAAATGCTTGCGGCCGGCGCATTCTTTTTACCGGCAAGCTTTTTAAACAACGAAGTGGAAAGAGTTCAATGGAACAGTATACCTGCACAAAGCTGGTACGCATTAGCCTACCTGATTGTATTTGGTTCGATAGCTGCGTTTAGCGCTTATGTTTGGCTTTTGCAGGTTAAACCTGCTACCCAGGTTGGCACATACGCCTATGTTAACCCCGTGATAGCAGTATTACTCGGTGTAATTTTTGCCGGCGAACGCGTAACGCTAATACAGATTGTAGGATTAGTTGTGATACTGAGTAGTGTATTATTGATCAATTTATCGAAATACAGGAAAGCGAAAACCGGGGAATTAGCAGTGGCGAAGTGA
- a CDS encoding ABC transporter ATP-binding protein, with protein MQDDLILETISVTKNFFGDKSSGVNNITIFIPKGKITAIVGESGSGKTTLLNLLYGTLEPDHGEVFFKEEQVLSRAKGLQHAHEVMRMVTQNDTDLDPRISVWDTVCEGLPDGDQSQAIHLVTDVLNLLNIYPIREMAFGKLSGGEKQRVTIAKALISRPEVLLLDEPFNQVDATYREALQHDIRYIVKDWGVTVILVSHDPAEILSMADELIVLKEGEIVENGTPEQLYHSPKLLYTAQILASCTHLTSTQAKVCGIKSKRGAVVVYAEHVKISSLGSKWLVKMVLFKGFFEELVIEKEGITLRVLNYDRRKYPVGSKVGISISKYFEFGKWES; from the coding sequence ATGCAAGATGATTTGATACTGGAAACCATATCGGTTACCAAAAACTTTTTTGGAGATAAGTCTTCGGGGGTTAATAACATTACCATTTTTATTCCAAAAGGAAAAATAACAGCTATAGTTGGCGAAAGTGGCAGTGGTAAAACTACATTGTTAAACCTGCTTTACGGCACATTGGAGCCAGATCACGGTGAAGTGTTTTTTAAGGAAGAACAGGTATTGAGCAGGGCGAAAGGGCTGCAGCATGCACACGAAGTTATGCGGATGGTAACTCAAAATGATACTGATCTTGATCCCCGTATATCGGTGTGGGACACGGTATGTGAAGGTCTGCCGGATGGCGATCAAAGCCAGGCCATTCATTTGGTTACAGATGTGTTAAATTTATTAAATATTTACCCCATCAGGGAGATGGCTTTTGGAAAATTAAGCGGAGGCGAAAAGCAACGGGTAACTATAGCCAAAGCGCTGATAAGTCGCCCTGAAGTATTGCTGCTTGATGAGCCTTTTAACCAGGTTGACGCTACCTATCGCGAAGCCCTACAGCACGATATCAGGTATATTGTAAAGGATTGGGGAGTTACGGTAATATTAGTATCCCATGATCCCGCGGAAATTCTTTCCATGGCCGATGAACTGATCGTGCTAAAAGAAGGGGAGATAGTAGAAAATGGTACTCCCGAACAATTGTATCATTCGCCTAAGCTATTGTATACAGCCCAAATTTTGGCAAGTTGCACTCACCTCACTTCAACCCAGGCTAAGGTTTGCGGTATAAAAAGTAAACGTGGTGCTGTAGTAGTTTATGCCGAGCACGTTAAAATAAGCAGCCTTGGCAGTAAATGGCTGGTTAAGATGGTATTGTTTAAAGGTTTTTTTGAAGAGCTTGTTATCGAGAAAGAAGGTATCACGTTAAGAGTGCTTAATTATGACAGGCGTAAATACCCGGTTGGCAGCAAGGTAGGTATCAGCATCAGCAAATATTTTGAATTTGGGAAGTGGGAGAGTTAA
- a CDS encoding ChbG/HpnK family deacetylase encodes MKRIVILAFILIGGAFVNNLLAQQTDSKLPRLLVRLDDIGMNHSVNMAMLKAAQTGMPLSASVQFACPWYQEAVEILKQYPNVTVGVHLTLTSEWKNYRWGPVTGRTAVPSLVDSNGYFPQSTRAFAKSGYKLSEIETELSAQIERARASGLKITYIDPHMGIMLSTPELRALTEKLARKYKLAISTLSSVTYFGETYKEMWGEPIATKKEAFLAYVSNLNPDKPNMLVLHTATPSPEMDILVDMNSNMMNSKDGKPLTSVHRQTELNALLSPEFAAMIGKKFQLINYGRLLAGKDISVLTAADNK; translated from the coding sequence ATGAAAAGGATAGTCATATTAGCATTTATTCTTATTGGTGGTGCTTTTGTTAACAACCTGTTGGCTCAACAAACGGATAGTAAGCTTCCGCGTTTGCTTGTCAGATTGGACGATATCGGCATGAACCATTCTGTAAATATGGCCATGCTCAAGGCCGCGCAAACCGGTATGCCATTGTCTGCTTCGGTTCAGTTCGCGTGCCCATGGTACCAGGAGGCTGTTGAAATATTAAAGCAATATCCAAATGTTACTGTCGGCGTTCATCTCACGCTCACATCCGAGTGGAAAAACTACCGCTGGGGGCCGGTAACAGGGCGCACAGCAGTGCCAAGCCTGGTTGATTCAAACGGGTATTTTCCGCAATCAACAAGGGCGTTTGCTAAAAGTGGATATAAACTAAGTGAAATTGAAACCGAATTATCGGCACAAATAGAAAGGGCCAGGGCTTCCGGATTAAAAATAACCTACATCGATCCGCATATGGGTATTATGCTCTCTACACCCGAATTGCGTGCCCTCACAGAAAAACTGGCGCGCAAGTACAAACTCGCTATATCAACCTTAAGTAGCGTAACTTATTTCGGCGAAACCTATAAGGAGATGTGGGGCGAACCTATCGCTACAAAAAAGGAGGCTTTTTTAGCTTATGTAAGCAACTTAAACCCTGATAAACCAAACATGCTTGTGCTGCACACCGCTACGCCCAGCCCCGAAATGGATATACTGGTTGATATGAACAGCAATATGATGAACTCGAAGGATGGCAAGCCACTTACAAGCGTACATCGCCAAACTGAACTCAACGCTTTGTTATCTCCCGAGTTTGCGGCGATGATTGGCAAAAAGTTTCAGCTTATTAATTACGGCCGGTTACTTGCTGGCAAGGATATTAGTGTTCTTACAGCAGCGGATAATAAATAA
- a CDS encoding PAS domain-containing protein, which produces MQIWQAYKSIITKNCSGDTSQLHGLHYWSNKLFATMMLYLFPLFLFALVPGVYMSVISHLYALAGFDIFIVVSITASVLLPGMSVKVRKSWFIGLLYLLAVGLLYYLGWYGPGLLYLLALTIFCLLVFHGEHPFCTVYANAAICVSVAICIHFNLLKNGISLQYSLGSWIAVSSNLIILCIVVAILLPMLFNGLQQSNNRYETVAQATSDTIWDWDIANDTILYNYGMSRTFGHQLTEIRDVNKWLKNRLHPADLHFINKQIKKALANGDTLLQLSYRFLCADGKYKHVFDRAFIVRNSETGIPVRVIGAMQDITRQKEEEQWLRLTESALRYATDAVLIVEAEANSDHQRKIVYVNKAFTHITGYSKHEVTGTYIDILLKTDHLLQKTATNYTAEQNQSFEVEIISHKKNGERYWSHRSASPVKDSSGATTHWILIERDVTMLKDHIDAVEKQNIQLKEIAWTQAHIVRAPVARVMGLADLLSDHVAQNPDAAELLKFLTISANELDDIVRAIIKKSEWVKGESL; this is translated from the coding sequence ATGCAGATCTGGCAGGCCTATAAAAGCATCATTACCAAAAACTGCTCGGGCGATACTTCTCAATTGCACGGTTTACATTATTGGAGCAACAAATTATTTGCTACCATGATGCTATACCTGTTTCCGCTATTTCTTTTTGCACTGGTACCTGGCGTTTATATGAGCGTCATTAGCCATCTGTACGCACTTGCCGGGTTTGATATATTTATTGTTGTGAGCATTACAGCTTCGGTGTTATTGCCGGGCATGAGTGTTAAGGTGCGCAAATCATGGTTTATAGGTTTATTATACCTCCTTGCGGTTGGTTTACTTTATTACCTTGGCTGGTATGGGCCGGGGCTATTATATTTATTGGCACTAACCATATTTTGCCTGCTCGTTTTTCATGGCGAGCACCCTTTTTGTACCGTTTATGCCAATGCAGCCATTTGCGTATCGGTAGCTATTTGCATTCATTTCAATTTATTAAAAAACGGCATTAGTTTACAGTACTCTCTGGGTTCATGGATAGCAGTATCCAGCAACCTGATCATACTATGTATCGTAGTAGCCATATTGTTGCCTATGCTATTTAATGGCCTACAGCAAAGCAATAACCGTTATGAAACGGTTGCACAGGCCACCAGTGATACCATTTGGGATTGGGATATAGCTAACGATACTATTTTGTACAACTATGGCATGAGCCGAACCTTTGGGCACCAGTTAACTGAGATTAGAGACGTAAATAAGTGGCTTAAAAATAGACTTCACCCTGCCGATCTACATTTTATTAACAAGCAAATAAAGAAGGCTTTGGCAAACGGAGATACGTTGTTGCAGTTAAGCTACCGTTTTTTATGTGCCGATGGTAAATATAAACACGTATTTGACAGGGCTTTTATTGTCAGAAATTCAGAAACCGGTATCCCTGTAAGGGTTATTGGGGCCATGCAGGATATTACCCGCCAAAAAGAAGAAGAGCAATGGCTCAGGCTTACCGAATCGGCACTACGTTACGCCACCGACGCAGTATTAATTGTTGAGGCCGAAGCCAATAGCGACCATCAGCGGAAGATTGTTTATGTTAACAAAGCCTTCACCCATATAACAGGCTATAGCAAACACGAAGTTACCGGCACATACATAGATATTTTATTAAAAACAGACCACCTGCTTCAAAAAACAGCCACAAATTACACTGCTGAACAAAACCAGAGCTTTGAAGTTGAAATTATAAGTCATAAGAAGAACGGCGAACGCTATTGGAGCCACAGATCAGCATCGCCGGTTAAGGATAGCTCTGGCGCTACAACCCACTGGATATTGATTGAGCGGGACGTTACCATGCTAAAAGACCATATCGACGCCGTAGAGAAACAAAACATCCAGTTAAAGGAAATTGCATGGACACAAGCCCATATTGTACGTGCTCCTGTTGCCCGGGTCATGGGCCTTGCCGATTTATTGAGCGACCATGTTGCTCAAAACCCTGATGCCGCCGAGCTGCTAAAATTTCTCACTATATCAGCCAATGAACTTGATGATATAGTAAGAGCAATCATCAAAAAGTCAGAATGGGTGAAAGGCGAAAGCTTATGA
- a CDS encoding M20/M25/M40 family metallo-hydrolase: protein MTHLKYLFISGALLLVHAGSYAQQDVVDTATFNRIRKAELSSSQIPQIAHYLTDVSGARLTNSPGYSRAASWAVATMKKWGLANAATERWGTFGKSWEVQDFSMMMRAPYNAQIRAYPTPWSPSSKGQLQGGVVVITPTQSMDTTYLSNHATEYKGKFVLVTGTAADHKKNFEPSAERLTDTALANLKDTYMVPKGIINMYNDRMKVFKTADMILKNAGALAFISAGRNNVNGTVFVQGYYGYKLTDPETIPQLSIALEDAQKIKRLLQSGQKVELAMSFTGKSSSEDTNGYNVVGEIPGTDPKLKSQLVMLGGHLDSWQAATGATDNAAGCIVMLEAVRLLDSLGLKPKRTIRIALWSGEEQGLLGSFGYVKNHFRDAVKFTVKPEQAKVSAYFNLDNGTGKIRGIYAQSNEKMKPIFEQWLKPFNDLGATAVTLANTGSTDHLSFDWAGIPGFQFVQDPIDYETRTHHSNMDDYDHLMIDDLKQAAIIVASFVYQASIRPEMLPRKPLENETFVFDGF from the coding sequence ATGACTCATTTAAAATACCTTTTCATTTCCGGTGCATTGCTGCTTGTCCATGCCGGTAGCTATGCCCAGCAGGACGTTGTTGACACGGCAACTTTCAACCGTATCCGTAAAGCGGAGCTTAGCAGTTCACAAATTCCACAAATAGCGCATTATTTGACCGATGTTTCGGGTGCGCGCCTGACCAATTCGCCTGGTTATTCCCGTGCGGCAAGCTGGGCGGTAGCCACCATGAAAAAATGGGGACTGGCCAACGCCGCCACCGAACGCTGGGGTACTTTTGGAAAATCATGGGAAGTACAGGATTTCAGCATGATGATGCGTGCGCCATATAATGCCCAGATCAGGGCCTATCCAACTCCATGGAGCCCAAGCAGTAAAGGTCAACTACAAGGCGGGGTTGTGGTGATTACGCCAACACAGTCCATGGATACTACCTATTTGAGTAACCACGCTACAGAATACAAGGGCAAATTTGTACTGGTCACCGGTACCGCAGCCGATCATAAAAAGAATTTTGAACCATCGGCAGAAAGACTGACGGACACTGCTTTGGCCAATCTTAAGGACACTTATATGGTTCCGAAGGGAATAATTAACATGTATAATGACCGCATGAAGGTTTTTAAAACTGCCGACATGATACTGAAAAACGCCGGCGCTTTGGCGTTCATCAGCGCCGGCCGTAACAATGTAAACGGAACCGTTTTTGTGCAGGGTTATTATGGCTACAAATTAACCGATCCGGAAACTATACCCCAATTGAGTATCGCACTGGAAGATGCGCAAAAAATAAAACGCTTACTTCAGTCCGGCCAAAAAGTGGAGTTGGCCATGAGCTTTACCGGCAAATCATCTTCCGAGGATACCAATGGCTATAACGTAGTGGGCGAAATTCCGGGTACCGATCCTAAACTAAAGTCACAGCTCGTGATGTTGGGCGGTCACCTTGATTCATGGCAAGCGGCCACCGGTGCTACAGATAATGCCGCGGGTTGTATTGTAATGCTGGAAGCCGTACGCCTGCTCGATTCGCTGGGCCTTAAGCCGAAGCGCACCATCCGCATAGCGCTTTGGAGCGGCGAAGAACAAGGCCTGCTGGGCTCGTTCGGGTATGTTAAAAATCATTTTAGGGATGCTGTTAAGTTTACAGTAAAACCTGAACAGGCGAAGGTATCGGCTTATTTTAACCTTGATAACGGTACCGGAAAAATCAGGGGCATCTACGCGCAAAGTAATGAAAAGATGAAGCCCATTTTTGAACAGTGGTTAAAACCTTTTAACGACCTTGGAGCTACCGCGGTGACTTTGGCCAATACAGGGTCAACCGATCACCTTTCATTTGACTGGGCCGGCATCCCTGGTTTTCAGTTTGTGCAGGATCCTATCGACTATGAAACCCGTACCCACCACAGCAATATGGACGATTACGATCACCTGATGATTGACGATCTGAAACAGGCCGCAATCATCGTAGCATCATTTGTATATCAGGCCAGTATCCGCCCTGAAATGTTACCAAGAAAGCCACTTGAAAACGAAACCTTTGTTTTTGATGGTTTTTAG
- a CDS encoding helix-turn-helix domain-containing protein: MKTIAVPRAEIKIRLKLITDNIRKLRESRNYSQEYMAGKLRISQNTYSKLELGYTALTLERLILIAAILEVSLISLVITPDNRPN; this comes from the coding sequence ATGAAAACAATTGCCGTGCCTCGTGCAGAGATCAAGATCAGGCTTAAGCTGATCACAGATAATATCAGGAAGCTAAGGGAAAGCAGGAACTATTCGCAGGAGTATATGGCCGGTAAGCTTCGCATTTCTCAAAATACTTATAGCAAGCTTGAACTTGGATATACAGCGCTGACACTTGAACGGTTGATATTAATTGCGGCAATACTGGAGGTTAGTTTGATAAGTCTCGTGATTACACCAGACAACAGGCCCAATTAG
- a CDS encoding helix-turn-helix transcriptional regulator: protein MPVNRNALIRYRTIDNCLQNRRKQWTLDDLIEACSEALYEYQGIDSGVSRRTIQADIEMMRSNKLGYEAPIVVVDKKYYTYSDKNYSINNIPLNNQDMQVLSEVAGLLGQFKGLGHFADLNEMVTKLEDKIYSQKTHSVPVVDFEKNDNLKGLEWIEIIRKAIVAKNTLCITYQSFKAREASTFCFSAYLLKEYRNRWFVLGVTHVRNSQLLTLALDRIQTVEIHPDKYIENTQVNLATYYNDVLGVTKSAGQRDVEITFWVDDKNAPYVITKPLHHTQKILKVTVDGTIFSIKVVMNFELERELLGFGPKLKVLGPRILVKQMKDLYRKSLEHYTGDSPIPQGKNLSSLLNS from the coding sequence ATGCCTGTTAACCGTAATGCCCTTATCCGCTACAGAACCATTGATAATTGCCTGCAAAACCGTCGCAAACAATGGACGCTTGACGACCTGATTGAAGCATGCTCCGAAGCCTTATACGAATACCAGGGGATAGATAGCGGCGTGAGCCGCCGTACCATCCAGGCCGATATTGAGATGATGCGCAGCAATAAGCTGGGCTATGAAGCGCCTATTGTGGTGGTTGATAAAAAATACTACACCTACTCGGATAAGAATTACAGTATCAATAACATCCCGCTTAACAACCAGGATATGCAGGTGCTCAGCGAGGTAGCCGGTTTGCTTGGTCAGTTTAAAGGCCTCGGACATTTTGCCGATCTTAATGAAATGGTTACAAAACTGGAAGACAAGATCTACAGCCAGAAAACACATAGCGTGCCGGTGGTAGATTTTGAAAAGAATGACAACCTGAAGGGTTTGGAATGGATTGAGATTATCCGCAAGGCTATCGTTGCTAAAAATACGCTGTGTATCACATACCAATCGTTTAAGGCAAGAGAGGCCAGTACATTTTGTTTCAGCGCTTATTTATTAAAGGAATATCGTAACCGCTGGTTTGTGCTGGGCGTAACGCATGTAAGGAATAGCCAATTGCTTACACTGGCGCTCGACAGGATCCAGACCGTTGAAATACACCCCGACAAATACATTGAAAATACGCAGGTGAACCTGGCTACTTATTATAACGATGTACTGGGCGTAACAAAATCGGCAGGGCAGCGCGATGTTGAAATTACCTTTTGGGTAGATGATAAAAATGCGCCTTACGTCATCACTAAGCCTTTGCATCACACCCAAAAGATACTGAAGGTTACAGTAGATGGGACGATATTCAGCATAAAAGTGGTTATGAATTTTGAGCTTGAACGCGAGCTGCTTGGCTTCGGGCCTAAATTGAAAGTGCTTGGTCCGCGGATATTGGTTAAGCAAATGAAAGACTTGTACCGAAAATCATTGGAGCACTACACGGGCGATAGCCCGATTCCGCAGGGGAAGAATTTGAGTAGTTTATTGAACTCGTAA
- a CDS encoding RtcB family protein, producing the protein MEKIKISNNELTALGINDVKILENFSRVANGLLKHGVMDKEQILANLEALIDDPMPYALKKGGKFKNLAEAVIDLRKEGKFLKQPRTTFALKQEIADFPVYGIEHIEVGALAQMKTAVKLPIAVAGALMPDAHQGYGLPIGGVLATTANTIIPFAVGVDIACRMCLSIFDLPAGVVDTENDMLKSLLLNHTHFGIGGVTKTHFDTSLFDRPTWSETKTIRNLKDKAYAQLGTSGTGNHFVEWGELTVADGALEGIPAGNYLALLSHSGSRGFGGNIADHYSKIAMSKTKLPQEAKHLAWLNLDNDEGQEYWIAMNLAGDYASANHHEIHNKIARALNLKPIMMIENHHNFAWKEQLADGTEVMVHRKGATPAGEGVLGIIPGSMSTPGFVVRGKGDATSINSASHGAGRLMSRSAAFKTVDPKVVAANLVDKRITLIGSDLDEAPMVYKDIHAVMAAQHDLVDVLASFQPRIVRMADAKEKPED; encoded by the coding sequence ATGGAAAAGATAAAAATAAGCAACAACGAACTTACCGCATTAGGTATTAACGACGTAAAAATATTAGAGAACTTTAGCCGTGTGGCCAACGGTCTGTTAAAACATGGTGTAATGGACAAGGAACAAATATTGGCAAATCTTGAAGCCCTTATTGACGACCCGATGCCTTATGCCCTTAAAAAAGGCGGTAAATTTAAAAACCTGGCCGAAGCCGTGATCGATCTTCGAAAAGAAGGAAAATTTCTGAAACAGCCCCGAACCACCTTTGCCTTAAAGCAGGAGATAGCCGATTTCCCGGTATATGGTATTGAACATATTGAGGTAGGCGCCTTAGCGCAGATGAAAACTGCCGTTAAGCTGCCTATAGCTGTTGCAGGTGCATTAATGCCTGACGCACACCAGGGATACGGATTACCGATTGGTGGCGTATTGGCTACAACCGCCAACACCATTATCCCGTTTGCGGTTGGGGTGGATATTGCCTGCCGTATGTGCCTGAGCATTTTTGATTTACCGGCAGGTGTTGTAGATACCGAAAATGATATGCTTAAAAGCCTGTTGCTTAACCATACTCATTTTGGTATTGGCGGTGTTACCAAAACGCATTTTGATACTTCGCTGTTCGACCGCCCTACCTGGAGCGAGACTAAAACCATTCGTAACCTGAAGGATAAGGCTTACGCCCAGTTAGGTACATCAGGTACGGGAAACCATTTTGTGGAATGGGGCGAGCTTACCGTTGCCGATGGCGCGCTTGAGGGTATCCCGGCAGGTAACTATCTTGCCTTGTTATCGCACTCTGGTTCACGGGGATTTGGGGGAAATATTGCAGATCATTACTCCAAAATTGCCATGAGCAAAACCAAGCTTCCGCAGGAAGCCAAACATTTGGCATGGTTAAATTTAGATAACGATGAGGGTCAGGAATACTGGATTGCCATGAACCTTGCCGGCGATTATGCCAGCGCCAATCACCACGAAATTCATAACAAAATTGCCCGTGCGCTTAATCTTAAACCGATTATGATGATAGAAAACCATCATAACTTTGCCTGGAAAGAGCAACTTGCCGATGGTACCGAAGTGATGGTACACCGAAAAGGTGCTACACCGGCCGGCGAAGGCGTATTAGGTATTATTCCCGGAAGTATGAGCACACCTGGTTTTGTAGTGCGCGGTAAAGGCGACGCGACTTCCATCAATTCAGCATCTCACGGTGCGGGCCGTTTAATGAGCCGAAGCGCTGCCTTCAAAACCGTCGACCCGAAAGTGGTTGCCGCTAACCTGGTAGATAAACGCATCACGCTAATTGGCTCCGACCTTGACGAGGCTCCAATGGTATACAAAGATATCCACGCTGTAATGGCTGCCCAGCATGATTTGGTTGATGTGTTAGCAAGCTTTCAGCCAAGAATTGTGCGTATGGCCGACGCGAAGGAGAAGCCGGAAGATTAG
- a CDS encoding AAA family ATPase yields the protein MQAKPFLKEIQLKRDMVPSFDTYPFQIPAIRNLHSLKFHPDITFIIGENGSGKSTLIEAIALQMGFSTEGGSKNAQFQTHSNSSQLFNYLTGIKSFKKPTDYFFLRAESYYNLATYMENAYESEKDRAIFERQYGVKSLHECSHGESFMATLTNRLTGNGLYIFDEPEAALSPNRQMAALSLINTVVRENSQFIIATHSPILLAYPGATIYQLDDSGIKRVQYEETEHYMVTRHFLNNHHAEMTRILFGE from the coding sequence ATGCAAGCCAAACCTTTTCTTAAAGAGATCCAACTGAAACGTGATATGGTGCCATCTTTTGATACCTACCCGTTTCAAATTCCTGCTATCAGAAACCTTCATTCGTTAAAATTCCACCCTGACATTACTTTCATTATTGGCGAGAATGGCTCGGGAAAATCAACACTGATTGAGGCAATTGCTTTACAGATGGGTTTTAGTACCGAGGGCGGTTCAAAAAATGCGCAGTTTCAAACGCATAGTAATTCGTCGCAGCTTTTTAACTATTTAACCGGTATTAAAAGTTTCAAAAAGCCGACTGACTATTTCTTCCTCCGGGCCGAAAGTTATTATAATTTGGCTACCTATATGGAAAACGCCTACGAAAGTGAAAAAGACCGGGCCATATTTGAAAGGCAATATGGAGTTAAATCACTTCATGAATGCTCTCATGGCGAATCGTTCATGGCCACGCTCACCAACAGGCTTACAGGCAATGGGCTTTACATATTTGACGAGCCCGAGGCCGCGCTCTCACCCAACCGGCAAATGGCTGCCTTGTCGCTCATCAACACGGTTGTACGCGAAAATTCACAATTCATTATTGCCACTCACTCCCCTATTTTATTAGCCTACCCGGGCGCCACCATTTACCAACTGGATGACTCGGGCATTAAGCGGGTACAATACGAGGAAACGGAGCATTACATGGTTACCCGGCATTTCCTGAATAACCACCATGCCGAAATGACCCGCATTTTGTTTGGAGAATGA